The following coding sequences are from one Rutidosis leptorrhynchoides isolate AG116_Rl617_1_P2 chromosome 11, CSIRO_AGI_Rlap_v1, whole genome shotgun sequence window:
- the LOC139874887 gene encoding deacetylvindoline O-acetyltransferase-like yields MIGKLLRLSSVRRLSSGKKQLHTIISQEIIKPSSPTPSHLYTYNLSSVDQLAPKAYMAIVLFYPNNENCTLTSQEKARVLKESLSQTLTRYYPFAGRMSSPISPYVNCNDEGVVFVEVRINNNLEKYLHLSELDNTLDCLFTNDLVNYKSPCNTSLVGVQFNHFDCGGLGVAVSMSHIIGDGSTLGSFLGHWALVARYGSADHQDVIPYIPHFIQFPCTKSNNVESRARKVDQKNFVSEKFVFPNSKLSELNKMVDIDINPSRVDVLTSLLYKAAAKAAATRSGCFTTSYIIIMVNMRNKLEKKLPQSTFGNISTIVMVPTDKHTSETPLSKVVEDIKKTISKELEGIQNVQQIGEYIKASRSKVLKRGNLNKVVNGTYWCSSLCGFNYSKLDFGWGKPIGINIALRSTHKNGFMLFDTLNGDGIEALVLLEKCY; encoded by the coding sequence ATGATAGGGAAGCTTCTAAGATTAAGTTCAGTAAGAAGATTAAGTTCAGGAAAAAAGCAACTTCACACCATTATTTCACAAGAAATAATCAAGCCCTCATCACCAACCCCTTCACATCTATATACTTACAATCTTTCCTCAGTTGATCAACTCGCCCCAAAAGCATACATGGCAATAGTTCTCTTCTACCCAAACAATGAAAATTGCACTTTAACCTCTCAAGAAAAGGCTCGAGTTCTAAAAGAATCGTTGTCACAAACTCTAACACGATACTATCCTTTCGCAGGTAGGATGTCCTCACCCATATCACCTTATGTTAATTGTAACGATGAAGGTGTTGTATTTGTTGAGGTTAGAATCAACAACAATCTTGAAAAGTACCTACATTTAAGTGAACTAGACAACACTCTTGACTGCCTTTTTACTAATGATTTAGTCAATTACAAGTCTCCTTGTAATACAAGTCTTGTTGGGGTTCAATTCAATCACTTTGATTGTGGTGGATTGGGAGTGGCAGTATCTATGTCACATATTATTGGTGACGGTAGTACTTTAGGTTCGTTTCTTGGTCATTGGGCTTTAGTGGCACGTTATGGTTCGGCTGACCATCAAGACGTAATTCCCTATATTCCACATTTCATTCAATTCCCGTGTACCAAATCAAATAATGTGGAATCTAGAGCTCGTAAAGTTGACCAGAAAAATTTCGTTTCGGAGAAATTTGTGTTCCCTAACTCAAAATTAAGTGAACTAAATAAAATGGTCGATATAGACATTAATCCTTCACGAGTTGATGTATTGACCTCTTTACTATACAAAGCTGCAGCGAAAGCAGCCGCTACAAGATCTGGTTGCTTTACAacatcttatattattattatggttaatatGCGTAACAAGCTTGAGAAAAAGCTACCTCAATCTACATTCGGAAATATATCCACAATAGTAATGGTTCCAACAGACAAACACACAAGTGAAACTCCCTTAAGTAAGGTGGTTGAAGATATAAAGAAAACGATATCAAAAGAACTTGAAGGAATCCAAAATGTGCAACAAATAGGCGAATACATAAAAGCGTCGCGTTCCAAAGTGCTAAAGCGAGGTAATTTAAATAAGGTTGTCAATGGAACATATTGGTGTTCTAGCCTATGTGGGTTCAATTACAGCAAATTAGACTTTGGATGGGGAAAACCTATTGGTATTAATATTGCACTTAGATCTACACATAAAAATGGTTTTATGTTGTTTGATACTCTAAATGGTGATGGTATTGAAGCATTGGTGTTGCTGGAAAAATGTTACTAG
- the LOC139874888 gene encoding epi-neemfruitin B synthase L1AT-like, with translation MIQKFLRLSSRRRVSSGKRQLHTIISQELIKPSSPTPSHLCTYNLSPVDQLAAKSYMPIVLFYPNNDNCTLTSQEKARVLKESLSQSLTRYYPFAGRMSSPISPYVDCNDEGIIFIEARINSNLEKYLQLSELDNTLDSLFANDLVNYKSPCNTSLVGVQFNHFACGGLGLAVSMSHIIGDGATFGSFLGHWASVARYGSANHQEVIPYIPHFIQFPLTGSIQAAYRAREIDQTNVVLRKFVFPNSKLGDLKKLVEINNNEPSRVEALTSLLYKTAANAAAKRSGSFKTSYLFIMVNMRNKFVKKLPQSTFGNIASVILVPTDRHTSETSLSKVVEDIKKTMSEELEGIQSVQNIGEYIQTSRSRMRKQPNIKKVVNGSYWCSSLCGFAYSKLDFGLGKPIGVNLALGSTHKNGFMLVDTLNGDGIEALVFLEKENMEKFENDKHMLSFCQK, from the coding sequence ATGATACAGAAGTTTCTAAGATTAAGTTCAAGAAGAAGAGTAAGTTCAGGAAAAAGGCAACTTCACACTATTATTTCACAAGAATTAATCAAGCCCTCATCACCAACCCCTTCTCATCTCTGTACTTACAATCTTTCCCCAGTTGATCAACTCGCTGCGAAATCATATATGCCAATAGTTCTCTTCTACCCAAACAATGACAATTGCACTTTAACATCTCAagaaaaagctcgagttctaaaagaATCGTTATCACAAAGTCTAACACGATACTATCCTTTCGCAGGCAGGATGTCGTCACCCATATCACCTTATGTTGATTGTAACGATGAAGGTATCATATTCATTGAGGCTAGAATCAACAGCAATCTTGAAAAGTACCTACAATTAAGTGAACTAGACAACACTCTTGACAGCCTTTTTGCTAATGATTTGGTCAATTACAAGTCTCCTTGTAATACAAGTCTTGTTGGGGTTCAATTTAATCACTTTGCTTGTGGTGGATTAGGGTTGGCAGTATCTATGTCACATATTATTGGTGATGGTGCTACTTTTGGCTCGTTTCTTGGTCATTGGGCTTCTGTGGCACGTTATGGTTCGGCTAATCACCAAGAGGTAATTCCTTATATTCCTCATTTTATCCAATTTCCACTTACAGGCTCGATTCAAGCAGCATACAGAGCTCGTGAAATTGATCAGACAAATGTGGTTTTGAGAAAGTTTGTATTTCCTAACTCAAAATTAGGTGACCTTAAAAAACTAGTCGAAATAAACAATAATGAACCTTCGCGTGTTGAGGCATTGACCTCTTTACTTTACAAAACTGCGGCGAACGCAGCCGCAAAAAGATCTGGTAGCTTTAAGACATCTTATCTTTTTATTATGGTTAATATGCGTAACAAATTTGTGAAAAAGCTACCACAATCTACATTTGGAAATATCGCCTCGGTAATATTGGTACCGACAGATAGGCACACAAGTGAAACTTCCTTAAGTAAGGTGGTTGAAGATATAAAGAAAACGATGTCGGAAGAACTTGAGGGAATCCAAAGTGTGCAAAATATAGGCGAATACATACAAACGTCGCGTTCCAGAATGCGGAAGCAACCTAATATAAAGAAGGTTGTGAATGGATCATATTGGTGTTCTAGCCTATGTGGGTTTGCTTATAGCAAATTAGACTTTGGATTGGGAAAACCTATTGGCGTTAATCTTGCACTTGGATCTACACATAAAAATGGTTTTATGTTGGTTGATACCCTAAATGGTGATGGTATTGAAGCATTGGTGTTTTTGGAAAAAGAAAACATGGAAAAATTTGAAAATGATAAGCATATGCTTTCATTTTGTCAAAAGTAG